The window GGTGCGAGATCGCCCGACTGCTGGTGCTCGAAGCCGATCAGCCACAGCAGGCCGTAGCGGTCCCGCACCTGCCCGTCCGAGGCGCCCCAGGGCCTGCGCTGCAGCTCGTCGACGACGGTGCCCTCGGAAGCCAGCCGCGCGTACCAGCGGCGCAGCACGGCAGGCTCAGCGGCGCCCAGCAGTGCGAACATCAGACCGTCGGTGCGCAGCTGCGGGTCTCCTTCGACGGCGTCGGCCGCGTAGAGGGAGACGGGGCCGGTCAGCACACCGTGCGCGATCGCGGCACCGGGGCCGTCGTCCCGGCCGAAGTCGGCGAAGGTGTGCAGGGTGAGCTCACCGCCGAACACCTCCGCGTAGAAACCCAGGGCTTCGCGCGCGGTGCCGGGGAAATGGAGGTACGGGGTGGGTGAGGTCATGGATCGACTGTAGGCCCTGCACAGGAACAGGGCACGTGTCAGGGACCACGGTCCCGCGGGGTGATACCTCCGCGACGGCATGGGTAGCATCGATCCATGACGAGCGCGGACCCCTTCGGTTTCATCGGCCTGACCTACGACGACGTGCTGCTGCTGCCGGGGGAGACGGATGTGATCCCCTCCGAGGTGGACACGGGTACCCATCTGACCAGGGAGATCTCCCTGCGGGTGCCGCTGGCGAGCGCCGCTATGGACACCGTGACCGAGTCGCGGATGGCGATCGCCATGGCCCGCCACGGCGGCATCGGCATCCTGCACCGCAACCTCTCCATCGAGGACCAGGCCCACCAGGTGGACCTGGTCAAGCGCACCCAGACCGGCCGCATCTCCAACCCGATCACCATCGGCCCCGACGCCACCCTCGAGGACTTCGACTCCCTGTGCGGCCAGTTCCGTGTCTCCGGCCTGCCGGTGGTGGATGAGAAGAACCAGCTGCTGGGCATCTGCACCAACCGTGATCTGCGGTTCATCCCGGTGGCCGAATGGGCCACCACCCGCGTGGCCGACGTGATGACCACCGAGCTGTTCACTGCACCGGAGGATGTCACCCCCGAGCAGGCCACCGCTATGTTGCGCAAGAACAAGCGCGAGCGCCTGCCGCTGGTCGCCGCCGATGGCACCCTGCGCGGCCTGATCACGGTGAAGGACTTCGTGAAGTCCGAGCAGTTCCCCGATGCCTCCAAGGACGGGCAGGGGCGCCTGCTGGTGGGCGCCGGGGTGGGCTTCTTCGGCGACTCCATCGACCGTGCGGGCGCCCTGCGTGACGCCGGTGTGGACGTGCTGGTGGTGGACACCGCCAACGGCCACGCCCGCCTGGCCCGCGAGATGATCCAGCGCATCAAGTCCGATTCCTACTTCGACGGCGTGCAGGTGATCGGCGGCAACGTCGCCACCCAGGCCGGGGCCCAGGCCCTGGTGGACGCCGGTGTGGACGCGGTGAAGGTGGGCGTGGGCCCCGGCTCCATCTGCACCACCCGCGTGGTGGCAGGCGTGGGCGTCCCCCAGATCACCGCCATCCACGAGGCCTCCAAGGCCACCAAGCCCGCCGGTGTCCCCTTGATCGGCGACGGTGGCCTGCAGTACTCCGGTGACATCGCCAAGGCCCTGGTGGCCGGCGCGGACTCCGTGATGGTGGGCTCCCTGCTGGCCGGCACCGAGGAGTCCCCGGGTGAGGTGGTGCTGGTCAACGGCAAGCAGTTCAAGTCCTACCGCGGCATGGGCTCTCTGGGTGCGATGGCCTCCCGCGGCAAGAAGTCCTTTTCCAAGGACCGCTACTTCCAGGCCGACGTCTCCAGCGACGACAAGATCGTTCCCGAGGGCATCGAGGGCCGGGTCGCCTACCGAGGCCCGCTGGGCAGCGTGCTGCACCAGCTGGTGGGCGGCCTGCACCAGTCCATGTTCTACGTGGGCGCCCACACTGTGCCCGAGCTGAAGGACAAGGGCCAGTTCGTGCGGATCACCCCGGCCGGTCTGAAGGAGTCCCACCCTCATGACCTGGCCGCGATCATGGAGGCGCCCAACTACTCCTCGCACTGATCAGGACGGTGCGGGGGCCTGGCACCGTTGCGCCCGGCACTGCCACATCCGCAACCGGTCCCGCCGCGAACGCTGCCACGACCGCCAGGACCGGGAACCGATGGGACGCATCTCGCTGATCCTGGGCCTGGTGTCCCTGCTCGGCGGCGGGATCGTCGCCGGGCTGATCGGATCCACCATCGCCCAGCAGCAGGCCGAGGCCGGCCGCTTCCTGAGCGACACCCCCGAGGGCTATCAGACCCTGGTGACCCTGGGAATGGGGTCCTTCCTGCTGTGGTCGCTGATCGCGCTCGTGGCACTGGTCACCGGCATCGTCGCGCTGGTGCGCAAGGAGCGACTGGGCGGTGCATTGACCGGCATCCTGACCGGGCTGTTCGCCCCCGCCGTGTGGTTCGCGGCGTTCGCGATCCCGGCAGTGCTGATCGCCTCCTCGCTCAGCTGACCCCTCGACCGTATGAGGCCGGCCGGCCCGAGATGGGCCGGCCTCCCTCCCCAGCGCGGCTTCGTCCACAGCGGCCGGCACCGCGGCCCGGGATGTCAGCCCCGGCCCCTACCCTGGGACCATGACCGCCACGGAGACCACCACCGCCTGGACCCAGCGCCCCCTGCTCGGCTTCGATACCGAGACCACCGGCACGGATGTGGCCCGGGATCGCATCGTCACTGTGGCCCTGGTGCACTCCGTGGCCCCGGGCCGCTTGGGGGAGACGGTCGCCACCTGGCTGATCGACCCGGAGATGGAGATTCCCGAGGGTGCGCAGCGGGTGCACGGCATCTCCACCGAGCACGCCCGCGCCCACGGAATGAAGGCCGCGGAGGCATTGGAGGAGGTCGCCTCGATGCTGGCCGAGGCGCTGGCGAAGGATGTGCCCATCGTCGCCTTCAACGGCAGCTTTGACCTGGCGATCCTGGAGAACGAACTGCGGCGCCTGGGCCTGCCCACCCTCACCGACCGGGTGGGCCACGTGATCGCCCCGGTGATCGACCCGCTGGTGGTGGACCGCGGGGTGGACCGGTTCCGCAAGGGCAAGCGCACCCTCACCGACCTGCTCGCCCATTACGGCATCCAGCAGGATGGCCGCCTGCACACCGCCGACGTGGACGTCTCTGCCACCCTGGACGTCCTGCGGGCGATCGTCACGGCTCACCCACAGGTGGGTGCCTCCAGCCTGGAGGACCTGCACCAGCAGCAGATCACCTGGCACCGCTCCTGGGCCGAGAACTTCAACGAGTTCCTCAAGAAGAAGGGCCGGAATCCTGACGTGAGTCTCGACTGGCCTCTCTGATCCGGCCCAGCGGGTCGCTCAAGCGGCGCTCACGCGCCTGCTTCTGCAGTCTCTCGTCGTGCTCGACGTGCTGCTGCCACCGATCAGTGGTCCACCGGCCCAGCGCCATCCCGAGCAATCCGGTCACAGCACCCGCCACGATCATCGAGAAGCCCGGTTCCAGACCCGAGATGCCACCGTCGAGCGCGGACCACATGCCCAGCGCTCCCATCAGCAGCAGCGAGCCGCCCACGCCGGCCACCCAGGTCGCGTGCATCGAATGGGCGCCCATCACCCGCCGGGACGGCACCCCGTCCTGCGCCTCGACATCCCAGCGGGCGGCCGCGAGACTCATCTGCGCCAGCCGACCCAGCGAGTAGCCGCCGGCCAGCAGGGCCAGGTAGAACAGCAGCGGCACCAGGTATCCGGGCCCGCGCGCATCGGCCGCGGTGCCGAAGGCCTCGACCGCCGCCGGGATCGCCAGCACCAGCCCCACCACCGAGGGCACCGCCGCCCACACCGGGGAGAGCGGGCCCACCCGGGCCCCCGTCCCCGCTCCCTTGGCCCGACCACGAGCCCGTGCCGGGCGGACGCCGTCGGCGGAGTCCCCGGGGATGCGGTCGCTGTCGTCCATGCCTCAACGGTAGTCGCCCAGGCCGCGGGGACGGCGCGAGGATAGACTCGCCCGTGTGATGAACGAGATCGAGATCGGCCGCAACAAGCGGGGACGACGCAGCTACAGCCTCGACGACGTGGCGGTGGTGCCATCCCGCCGCACCAGGGACCCCGAGGACGTCTCCACCGCCTGGCAGATGGACGCCTACCACTTCGACATCCCGATCTTCGGTGCCCCCATGGACTCCTCCATGTCCCCGGCCACCGCGATCGCCCTGGGCAAGCTCGGGGGCCTGGGCGTGCTGGACCTCGAGGGCCTGTGGACCCGCTACGAGGACCCCACCCGCTACTACGACCGCATCGCCGCCGCCGCGGACGACGACGTGGTCGAGCTGATGCGCGAGGTGTACTCCGAGCCGATCAAGCCCGAGCTGATCCGTGACCGGATCCGCGAACTGCGCGACGCCGGTGTCACCGCCGCCGGCTCCCTGTCGCCACAGCGCACCCAGGAGCACTGGAAGACGGTCGTGGATGCCGGGGTGGACCTGTTCTTCATCCGCGGCACCACCGTCTCGGCCGAGCACGTCTCCTCCGGTCGCGAGCCGCTGAACCTCAAGAGGTTCATCTACGAGCTGGACGTCCCGGTGATCGTGGGCGGCTGCGCCACGTACACCGCGGCCCTGCACCTGATGCGCACCGGTGCCGCCGGTGTGCTGGTGGGCTTCGGCGGCGGCGCCTCCCACACCACGCGCGAGACGCTGGGCATCTCGGTGCCGCTGGCCAGCGCCGTCGCTGATGTGGCAGGCGCCCGCCGCGACTACATGGACGAGTCCGGTGGCCGCTACGTACACGTCATTGCCGATGGCGGCCTGGGTCACTCCGGTGACATGGTCAAGGCCATCGCCTGTGGCGCCGACGGTCTGATGGTGGGTGCCGCCCTGGCCCGCGCCGAGGAGGCCCCCGGTCGCGGCTACCACTGGGGCAGCGAGGCCCACCACCCCACCCTCACCCGCGGGCACCGGGTCGCGGTCGGCACCGCCGGCCCGCTCGAGCAGATCCTGTTCGGCCCGTCGGTCACGGCCGACGGCACCACCAACATGGTGGGCGCGCTGCGCCACGCCATGGCGACCACCGGTTACCTGGACCTCAAGGAGTTCCAGCGCGTCGAGGTCGTCACCACCTTCTGAGCCGGGATCGAGGACGGGGGACGGGGATGGACGGGTTCGGGTTCCTGCCGATCGTCGCGGCGATCTGGATCATCATCGTCGTGGCGAAGAAGCTGTCCGAGACGAGGGACGAGAAGAGCCGTCAGCAGGCCCTCGAACAGGCGAGGATCCGACGCCAGCAACGGCATCATGCACGTCGCCGCCGCGAGGCCGACGCCCGGAAGTTCGAGGCGAGACAGAACCGGCCCGCTCGTGAGCGCTCTGCGCGGGAGGACGACGAGTACTCGGCGCTGAGAGTGGCGATCGGGCGCAGCGAGAACCGCCGGGACGAGCGCGAGATCCTTCCCGGGGACCCGGAGATGTGGGAGGACGACACGGTGTCCAACCTCTTCGACCGTCTCGCCGAGGCCGGCGCGGCCGGCGCGGCCGGGGTGGCCGGGGCGGCCGCCGCATCGGCTGCGCTCCGCGACCAGGAACGAGACGACCTGGGGGAGCCCCACCACGGCGCCGGTGGCCAGGAGCAGCCCACACCCCGGCCGGAGCCTGAGCTGGCGCTGCCGCGGGAGCACGGCCGGCGACCGGGCCACCAGCCGGATCAGGACCTCGACAGGGGCCTGGACGCCACCGACGGCGCCGACGAGCCGGCGGCGCCGTACGAGTACAGGTCCTCGCTCACTGCGCCCTCCTCGTCGTCACCGTCGACCTCGTTCGAGTACACGACGACCTTCACCACCACGACGGCCTCCACACCGGGGGAGTCCTCTGTGACTCCGTCGGCTCCCGCCCATGCAGCGTCTCCGGCCACACCTGCCGAGGGGGCGTCCAGTTCGTCCTCGCTGTACTCCGTGGGTGACGTGTACACCCCCTCCGCCGTGTACCCTGGCTCGTACTCGGTGTACTCGGGCAGCGGGTCCGGTTCCTCATCCGCGGCCGGGACATCGGCGGAGGGCACCACCGAGGACAGCGACGGGCCCGACGATGACAGCCCGGCCAAGGATGCGGACGCACCGTCCCAGCACTGACCCGCCAGACCCCTCGGCACCAGCGGCAGGAGTCCCTGTGCAGCACGACATCACTCTCACGCGCGGCCCTGTTCGCCTGCGCCCGCTCGTCCTCGGGGACGCTGCCGCTCTCCGCGCCCTGGTGGATGAGGGGATCTGGGCGGGAATGAGTTGCCCCCTGCCGCGCACCGACGCGGAGATGACCGCGCATCTGGCCGAGCTCACCGGGAGCCCGGCCCTGTACGGCTTCACCGTGGAGCGCGACGGCACAGTGGTCGGTCGCACCGCCTTCTACGACCTGGTGCCAGGATTGCGCGTCGAGATCGGCCACACCTTCTACGCCCGTGATCAGTGGGGCAGCACCCTGAACCCCACGGTGAAGCTGCTGCTTCTGGACCATGCC is drawn from Brachybacterium muris and contains these coding sequences:
- a CDS encoding VOC family protein, with the translated sequence MTSPTPYLHFPGTAREALGFYAEVFGGELTLHTFADFGRDDGPGAAIAHGVLTGPVSLYAADAVEGDPQLRTDGLMFALLGAAEPAVLRRWYARLASEGTVVDELQRRPWGASDGQVRDRYGLLWLIGFEHQQSGDLAPATTSADDSSSTDR
- the guaB gene encoding IMP dehydrogenase; the protein is MTSADPFGFIGLTYDDVLLLPGETDVIPSEVDTGTHLTREISLRVPLASAAMDTVTESRMAIAMARHGGIGILHRNLSIEDQAHQVDLVKRTQTGRISNPITIGPDATLEDFDSLCGQFRVSGLPVVDEKNQLLGICTNRDLRFIPVAEWATTRVADVMTTELFTAPEDVTPEQATAMLRKNKRERLPLVAADGTLRGLITVKDFVKSEQFPDASKDGQGRLLVGAGVGFFGDSIDRAGALRDAGVDVLVVDTANGHARLAREMIQRIKSDSYFDGVQVIGGNVATQAGAQALVDAGVDAVKVGVGPGSICTTRVVAGVGVPQITAIHEASKATKPAGVPLIGDGGLQYSGDIAKALVAGADSVMVGSLLAGTEESPGEVVLVNGKQFKSYRGMGSLGAMASRGKKSFSKDRYFQADVSSDDKIVPEGIEGRVAYRGPLGSVLHQLVGGLHQSMFYVGAHTVPELKDKGQFVRITPAGLKESHPHDLAAIMEAPNYSSH
- a CDS encoding exonuclease domain-containing protein, producing MTATETTTAWTQRPLLGFDTETTGTDVARDRIVTVALVHSVAPGRLGETVATWLIDPEMEIPEGAQRVHGISTEHARAHGMKAAEALEEVASMLAEALAKDVPIVAFNGSFDLAILENELRRLGLPTLTDRVGHVIAPVIDPLVVDRGVDRFRKGKRTLTDLLAHYGIQQDGRLHTADVDVSATLDVLRAIVTAHPQVGASSLEDLHQQQITWHRSWAENFNEFLKKKGRNPDVSLDWPL
- a CDS encoding GNAT family N-acetyltransferase, translated to MQHDITLTRGPVRLRPLVLGDAAALRALVDEGIWAGMSCPLPRTDAEMTAHLAELTGSPALYGFTVERDGTVVGRTAFYDLVPGLRVEIGHTFYARDQWGSTLNPTVKLLLLDHAFAAFSVARVALRCDSRNTRSRGAIQRLGATYEGTLRRFRRAADGTIADAAYFSIIAEEYPAVREGLLGRIDQ
- a CDS encoding GuaB3 family IMP dehydrogenase-related protein codes for the protein MNEIEIGRNKRGRRSYSLDDVAVVPSRRTRDPEDVSTAWQMDAYHFDIPIFGAPMDSSMSPATAIALGKLGGLGVLDLEGLWTRYEDPTRYYDRIAAAADDDVVELMREVYSEPIKPELIRDRIRELRDAGVTAAGSLSPQRTQEHWKTVVDAGVDLFFIRGTTVSAEHVSSGREPLNLKRFIYELDVPVIVGGCATYTAALHLMRTGAAGVLVGFGGGASHTTRETLGISVPLASAVADVAGARRDYMDESGGRYVHVIADGGLGHSGDMVKAIACGADGLMVGAALARAEEAPGRGYHWGSEAHHPTLTRGHRVAVGTAGPLEQILFGPSVTADGTTNMVGALRHAMATTGYLDLKEFQRVEVVTTF